The Roseovarius indicus genome has a segment encoding these proteins:
- the rpsF gene encoding 30S ribosomal protein S6, whose translation MPLYEHVFISRQDLSNAQAEGLVEHFGTVLADNGGKVVDSEYWGVKTMAYKINKNRKGHYAFLKTDAPAPAVHEMERLMRLHDDVMRVLTIKVDSHEDGPSVQMQKKEERGDRRERR comes from the coding sequence ATGCCGCTCTATGAGCATGTATTCATCTCGCGCCAGGACCTGTCCAACGCGCAAGCCGAAGGCCTCGTCGAACATTTCGGCACCGTTCTCGCGGACAATGGCGGCAAAGTCGTCGACAGCGAGTACTGGGGCGTCAAGACGATGGCCTACAAGATCAACAAGAACCGCAAGGGCCACTACGCCTTTCTGAAGACCGATGCCCCGGCACCGGCCGTTCACGAAATGGAACGCCTGATGCGGCTGCATGACGACGTGATGCGCGTTCTGACCATCAAGGTCGACAGCCACGAAGATGGCCCGTCGGTCCAGATGCAGAAGAAAGAAGAACGCGGCGACCGTCGCGAGCGTCGTTGA
- the rpsR gene encoding 30S ribosomal protein S18 — protein sequence MAAKPFFRRRKVCPFSGENAPKIDYKDTKLLQRYISERGKIVPSRITAVSAKKQRELARAIKRARFLALLPYAVK from the coding sequence ATGGCTGCAAAACCGTTTTTCCGCCGCCGCAAGGTCTGCCCCTTCTCGGGCGAGAATGCACCCAAGATCGACTACAAGGACACCAAGCTCCTGCAGCGCTACATTTCCGAGCGCGGCAAGATCGTCCCCTCGCGCATCACCGCCGTCTCGGCGAAGAAGCAGCGTGAACTGGCCCGCGCCATCAAGCGCGCCCGCTTCCTCGCCCTTCTGCCCTACGCCGTGAAGTAA